A DNA window from Halococcus salsus contains the following coding sequences:
- a CDS encoding mechanosensitive ion channel family protein, giving the protein MKYSYTVNDGIVLQQVPQYLQDTVANIIGALPAIVAAIVILVIGLVVGRVLGGVVERVVRRVNPGQYVQGTPLARRDVDGDIAQALGDLVKYIVYFLALLLALDQVNLPIPGDVLSDITTAGLRVVVAAAILVAGFAVGRFVGSVVTGIVDGFGFDSYLRGTPLASVTNSVGGVGRAVGVVVELLVYYFAVVAAVDALEFPALARPLSAFVGQLPFIVAGLLVLVVGIYLADVIGDFVAGIDRSRATDIVGLVVQLFVYYVVIVFALDTAGFDTTVLLTLFNTVVIAFFGALGIALALAVGIGVGWGSKDYVAENIDDWMRRARGSAADLAEEDSGSDEGFDSPPSD; this is encoded by the coding sequence ATGAAATACTCGTACACGGTCAACGACGGTATCGTTCTCCAGCAGGTCCCCCAGTACCTCCAGGACACGGTCGCGAACATCATCGGGGCGCTCCCCGCGATCGTCGCCGCGATAGTCATCCTGGTCATCGGGCTCGTCGTCGGACGTGTCCTCGGCGGCGTGGTCGAGCGGGTCGTCAGGCGGGTCAACCCCGGCCAGTACGTTCAGGGAACCCCGCTCGCCCGGCGTGACGTCGACGGCGACATCGCGCAAGCGCTCGGCGACCTCGTGAAGTACATCGTCTACTTCCTCGCGCTCCTGCTCGCGCTCGACCAGGTCAACCTCCCGATCCCCGGCGACGTGCTCTCGGACATCACCACCGCCGGGCTCCGCGTGGTCGTCGCGGCGGCCATCCTGGTCGCCGGGTTCGCGGTCGGCCGGTTCGTCGGGAGCGTCGTCACGGGTATCGTCGACGGGTTCGGCTTCGACAGCTACCTCCGCGGGACGCCGCTGGCCTCGGTCACGAATTCGGTCGGCGGCGTCGGGCGGGCGGTCGGCGTGGTCGTCGAACTCCTGGTCTACTACTTCGCGGTGGTCGCCGCGGTCGACGCGCTCGAGTTCCCGGCGCTCGCGCGCCCCCTGAGCGCGTTCGTCGGTCAACTCCCGTTCATCGTCGCGGGGCTGCTCGTCCTCGTCGTGGGGATCTACCTCGCCGACGTGATCGGCGACTTCGTCGCTGGCATCGATCGGAGCCGGGCGACCGACATCGTCGGGCTGGTCGTCCAGCTGTTCGTCTACTACGTCGTCATCGTGTTCGCGCTCGACACCGCGGGCTTCGACACCACGGTGCTCCTCACCCTGTTCAACACGGTCGTGATCGCGTTCTTCGGGGCGCTCGGTATCGCGCTCGCGCTCGCGGTCGGCATCGGCGTCGGCTGGGGCAGCAAGGACTACGTTGCCGAGAACATCGACGACTGGATGCGGCGCGCACGCGGTAGCGCCGCCGACCTCGCCGAGGAGGACTCGGGGAGCGACGAGGGGTTCGACTCGCCACCGAGCGACTGA
- a CDS encoding helix-turn-helix domain-containing protein codes for MTTIAELELPADEFALWETLDALPDARFEVVQVVARNRNNAIPYLWVRCDDLPALSDALENDPSVEDVTLLEELDGEFLYRMTWTYRIRVLIHILVEEEATVLNARGGDGRWRFRVLFPTRDSLATTHEFCEASDFSIDLKQVYELDSTRHGRFGLTESQYVTLVTALELGYYDIPRGIDLQGLAEEFGISYQSVSERLRRGHRNFVRNALGWGSLDEED; via the coding sequence ATGACGACGATCGCGGAACTCGAACTCCCCGCCGACGAGTTCGCGTTGTGGGAGACCCTCGATGCGCTGCCGGACGCCCGTTTCGAGGTGGTGCAGGTGGTCGCACGCAATCGGAACAACGCGATCCCGTACCTCTGGGTACGGTGTGACGACCTTCCGGCCCTCTCGGACGCGCTGGAAAACGACCCGAGCGTCGAGGACGTCACGCTGTTGGAGGAACTGGACGGGGAGTTCCTCTATCGAATGACGTGGACCTACCGGATCCGAGTGTTGATCCACATCCTCGTCGAAGAGGAGGCGACGGTGCTCAACGCCCGCGGCGGCGACGGTCGATGGCGGTTCCGCGTGCTGTTCCCGACGCGGGACTCGCTCGCGACCACCCACGAGTTCTGTGAAGCATCCGACTTCTCCATCGACCTCAAACAGGTCTACGAACTCGACAGCACCCGCCATGGTCGTTTCGGTCTCACCGAGAGCCAGTACGTGACGCTCGTCACGGCGCTCGAACTCGGCTACTACGACATCCCCCGTGGGATCGACCTCCAGGGGCTCGCCGAGGAGTTCGGGATCTCGTATCAGTCGGTCTCCGAACGCCTCCGTCGGGGCCACCGCAACTTCGTTCGGAACGCGCTGGGGTGGGGCTCGCTCGACGAGGAGGATTGA
- a CDS encoding alpha/beta fold hydrolase, with protein MEPARVTANGIEFAYYEWGDGDRLALCLHGFPDDAGTFDTLAPRLAAAGFTVVAPFMRGYGPTDPAPDGDYSAGALGRDALALADALTEAENLVDPVVVGHDWGAVAAYAAATIDPEVFTHLVGMAVPPGFPTNALGNPRQWLRSWYMGFFQLPDLSERALRAEEFALIELLWGLWSPEWSYSETRIESVKGTFRAPGTVAAALAYYRQFARGLVARNPFADRERGGIEVPGLVVAGADDGCIGSELFADADDAFAADCRAVAVRGAGHFMHRERPAAVAAEVTDFVGR; from the coding sequence ATGGAACCGGCCCGCGTGACGGCCAACGGCATCGAATTCGCGTACTACGAGTGGGGCGACGGCGACCGGCTCGCGCTCTGTCTCCACGGCTTCCCCGACGACGCCGGGACGTTCGACACGCTCGCACCGCGGCTCGCGGCGGCGGGGTTCACCGTCGTCGCGCCCTTCATGCGCGGCTACGGTCCCACCGACCCCGCCCCCGACGGCGACTACTCGGCGGGCGCGCTCGGCCGCGACGCACTCGCGCTCGCCGACGCACTCACCGAGGCGGAGAACCTCGTCGACCCCGTCGTCGTCGGCCACGACTGGGGTGCCGTGGCGGCCTACGCCGCGGCGACCATCGACCCCGAGGTGTTCACCCACCTCGTCGGGATGGCCGTCCCGCCGGGCTTCCCGACGAACGCCCTCGGCAACCCGCGCCAGTGGCTCCGGAGCTGGTACATGGGCTTCTTCCAGCTTCCCGACCTCTCCGAGCGCGCGCTCCGGGCCGAGGAGTTCGCGCTGATCGAACTCCTCTGGGGGCTCTGGAGCCCCGAGTGGAGCTACTCCGAAACCCGCATCGAGAGCGTGAAGGGGACGTTTCGCGCGCCGGGTACGGTCGCGGCCGCGCTGGCGTACTACCGCCAGTTCGCCCGCGGGCTGGTGGCGCGAAACCCGTTCGCGGACCGTGAACGGGGCGGTATCGAGGTGCCGGGGCTGGTGGTCGCCGGCGCGGACGACGGCTGCATCGGCTCCGAACTCTTCGCCGACGCCGACGACGCCTTCGCGGCCGACTGTCGGGCGGTCGCGGTTCGCGGGGCGGGCCACTTCATGCATCGCGAGCGCCCCGCGGCGGTGGCCGCGGAGGTCACGGACTTCGTCGGGCGCTGA
- a CDS encoding NAD(P)/FAD-dependent oxidoreductase: MIGIVGGGIAGLAAAYRLQRAGHEVRVFEASEDVGGLAATYETRGDRIEAFYHHLSKSEETIVELAEELGLGDAVEWRLGKNAYYVDGTVHPMDTPWEILAYPHLSLYDTFRLGMLTLDIDVRGGVPKFDSYESLQDYEDVPITEFLLDHTTRGVYENFFEPLLDAKFGSRRDDVSAAWLLGRIKFRGERDLLRGEFLGYFEGGFHRLVDALVAAVGRGNVETNARVTDLAIEDGAVESLTAETGAGTETHAVDDVVVAAMPNVLEDLTGYTCDIDFQGTVCSVLSLSEPVMDTYWLNIADEAPFGALIEHTNFVPPARYGDEHLLYAVSYVQDPEEPIWRMDDAAVEETWLMGIEDLFPDFDRESVNWVKTARNPRTAPVYERGYLDMVVPYDLGSAVAEGVYYAGMASRAQYPERSLNGGILAGFACADRIAETDEPGPRPRTSGEVGAVGDGDGGR, from the coding sequence ATGATCGGCATCGTCGGCGGCGGCATCGCGGGGCTCGCCGCGGCCTATCGGCTCCAGCGGGCGGGCCACGAGGTGCGCGTGTTCGAGGCGAGCGAGGACGTCGGCGGTCTCGCCGCGACCTACGAGACCCGGGGCGACCGGATCGAGGCGTTCTACCACCACCTCTCGAAGTCGGAGGAGACCATCGTCGAACTCGCCGAGGAGCTTGGCCTCGGCGACGCGGTCGAGTGGCGGCTGGGCAAGAACGCCTACTACGTCGATGGTACGGTGCACCCGATGGACACCCCCTGGGAGATCCTCGCCTATCCCCACCTCAGCCTCTACGACACGTTCCGGCTCGGGATGCTCACGCTCGACATCGACGTTCGTGGGGGCGTTCCGAAGTTCGACAGCTACGAGAGTCTTCAAGATTACGAGGACGTCCCCATCACGGAGTTCCTGCTCGACCACACCACTCGGGGGGTCTACGAGAACTTCTTCGAACCCCTGCTCGACGCGAAGTTCGGCTCGCGACGCGACGACGTGAGCGCGGCGTGGCTGCTCGGACGGATCAAGTTCCGCGGCGAGCGCGACCTCCTGCGGGGCGAGTTCCTGGGCTACTTCGAGGGGGGCTTTCATCGGCTCGTCGACGCGCTGGTCGCCGCCGTCGGGCGCGGGAACGTCGAGACGAACGCGCGCGTCACGGACCTCGCCATCGAGGACGGCGCGGTCGAGTCGTTGACGGCCGAAACGGGCGCGGGTACCGAGACCCACGCCGTCGACGACGTCGTGGTGGCGGCGATGCCCAACGTACTAGAGGACCTCACGGGCTACACCTGCGACATCGACTTCCAGGGCACCGTCTGTTCGGTGCTCTCGCTCTCGGAGCCGGTGATGGACACCTACTGGCTCAACATCGCCGACGAGGCACCCTTCGGCGCGCTGATCGAGCACACCAACTTCGTCCCGCCGGCGCGCTACGGCGACGAACACCTCCTCTATGCCGTGAGCTACGTCCAGGACCCCGAGGAGCCCATCTGGCGGATGGACGACGCGGCGGTCGAGGAGACCTGGCTGATGGGCATCGAGGACCTCTTCCCGGACTTCGACCGGGAGTCGGTGAACTGGGTGAAGACCGCGCGAAACCCCCGAACCGCACCGGTCTACGAGCGCGGCTACCTCGACATGGTCGTGCCCTACGACCTCGGGAGCGCGGTCGCGGAGGGGGTCTACTACGCCGGGATGGCGAGCCGGGCGCAGTACCCCGAACGCAGCCTCAACGGCGGGATCCTCGCCGGCTTCGCCTGTGCCGACCGGATCGCCGAGACCGACGAACCCGGTCCCCGACCGCGGACGAGCGGCGAGGTCGGGGCGGTCGGTGACGGCGACGGCGGTCGATAA